The genomic region GAACCAAATACAGGTTCAGATTTAGCTTCATTACAAACTAGAGCAGAAGAAGACGGTGACGACTTTATCATAAATGGTGTTAAAACTTGGAATAGTGGCGCTATTCATTCTGAATTAATTTGGTTAGCTGCTAGAACAAACCATGATGTTCCAAAACATAAAGGGATAACAGTGTTTTTGGTTGAATTGGATAGTCCTGGTGTTACAATTGACCCAATTCAAAATATGGCAAGAATTGGAGGATTTAGTAATATTACGTTTGATAACGTTAGGGTTCCTAAAAGTAATATTGTTGGTGAGTTAGATCAAGGATGGTATGTTGTCGCACAAAATCTTGATTTCGAGAGATCTGGTATAGAGCGGGTTGCAAGTAATTATTCAATAATCCATGATTTTTTGGAGTACATTAAGACAAATAACAACAATACCAAAAACAATATAAACAACTCGTTAGTGAGAAATAGAATAGCAGATATGTTTATTGAAGTAGAAGTAGGTAGATATTTAGCTTACAATATTGCATGGATGCAAAGTAAAGGGTTGGTTCCAAACAAGGAAGCGTCTATTTCTAAAGTGTTTGGAGCAGAGACTACAAAACGTAATTCTCAAGCAATGTTAGAGATCTTAGGAATGTATGGTGGAGTTAATTATACATCAAACTATTCACCAATACAGGGTAGAGTATTAAGATCCTGGTTTGGTGGTATTTCTTCTACAATTGCCGCTGGTACCTCTGAAATTCAAAGAAATATTATCGCTATGAGAGGATTAGGATTGCCCAGAACATAAAGGGAAAATATGAAATTTTCAAACTTATTTGGTAAGACACAAAAAAATATCTCCACAAATGCTGAAAGTATTAGCCATCAATTGATGCTAAGAGCAGGATTTATACTTCAAATTGCAGCTGGCGTATATGCGTATATGCCTATTGCTTATAAAGCCTTTAGGAAAATAGAAAACATAATAAGAAATGAATTAAATAAATCTGGTGCCCAAGAAGTTCATATGCCTGCATTACAACCAGTTGACCTTTGGGAAAAATCTAATCGAAAAGAATCATATGGTCCTGTACTCTTCCAACTTAAAGATAGACGAGAAAGAGAATTGGTATTAGGACCTACTCATGAAGAAGTGATAACACAAATGGTAAAAAGCAATGTTGAATCTTATAGAGATTTACCATTAAATTTATATCAAATTCAGGTTAAATTTAGAGATGAAGCAAGACCAAGAGCAGGGCTTTTACGAGGTAGAGAATTTCATATGAAGGACGCTTATTCATTTGATATTGATCAGAAAGGTTTAGATAAACGTTATGATCAAATGGTAGAAGTCTATAAAAGTATTTTTCAGAAATGCGGATTACCTGTTTTAGTTGTTCAGGCAGATAGCGGAGCTATAGGAGGAAAAGATTCTCAAGAGTTTATACTTACTACTGATGTAGGAGAAGATACCATAATATATTGTAATTCTTGTGAATATGTAGCTAATAGTGAAAAAGCTGTATTTAAACATGATGAATTACCCATTGAAGATGAATTAAATCTTATAGAAGTAAGCACACCCCTAGTTAAGACAATTGAAGATGTATCCAAATTTTTTAATTGTGATACCAAAAAAACCATTAAGTCGGTAATCTATATGATTGAAAACGAACTCGTTATGGTGTCAATTAGAGGAGATTTAGATATTAATGAAATTAAATTGAGTAATATTTTTAAAGGAAAAGATTTACGTTTAGCTACTGATGAAGAATTAATAAAGTCTGACTTATTACCTGGTTTCATATCTCCTGTAGGACTACAAGGTAAATCAAATTTTCATTTTTTATTCGATAATTCACTAAAAACAGGTAGTAATTTTATATCTGGTGGTAACAAAATTGATTCTCATTATAATAATGTAAATATACCAAGAGATATTTTAGTATCAGAGTTTAATGATCTGGCATTAGCAGATAATGGGTACAGATGTAGTGAATGTAATGATACTTTAAGTACTACTAAAGGTGTTGAAGTAGGACATGTTTTTAAATTAGGCACATCGTATTCTGAAAGCTTAGGAGCTTATTATACTGATGAAAATGGTTCTCAGAAACCTATATTAATGGGATGTTATGGTATAGGTGTTGGGCGTGTATTAGCTGCAGCAATTGAACAAAATCATGATGACAAAGGGATAGTTTTTCCTTCTGAAATCTCTCCATATCAAATACACTTAGTTGGAATAAACTTAAATGATAATTATGTTGCAGAGTCTTGTGAAGATATATATAACCGTTTAAATGACAATGATTATGAAATAATATTTGATGATAGAGATGAAAGTGCTGGTGTTAAACTCGCAGATGCTGATTTGATGGGTTTTCCGATTAGGATGGTAGTGTCTTCTAGAAGTTTGAAAAATAATTCTGTTGAAATAAAATTAAGAAAAGAGTCAGAATCTTTCCTAGTTGAAATAAACAAATTAGAAGAGTACTTAAGTTCTATACGTTAGATTCTTCTACTTCTAAATTATTAATTTCTTCAATAAGTGCTTCAAACATTTCAGACTCATCAACTACTCTAGATTTAACACCTTTTTTAAATATCACTGCTCTACCTACACCACCTGCAATACCTATATCCGCATCTTTTGCTTCACCAGGTCCATTTACTTCACAGCCCATTACAGCAACTTTTATATTTTTGTCGACCAGTTTAAGAGCCTCGTCTACCATGTTTGCTAACTTGGTAACATTAATGTCTGCTCGACCACAAGATGGGCAAGCGACAAGAGTCGTGCCTTTGGTTCTTAAATTTAATGATTTAAGAATTTCATAACCTGTAATAATTTCTTCTTTTGAGTCATCACTTAGTGAAACTCTGATAGTATCTCCTATTCCCTCATACAATAAAATGCCTAAACCGATAGCACTTCGAATACTACCAGATTTTGCTGTACCTGCCTCAGTGATTCCTAAATGAAATGGATATGGAACAAGTTTTGCTAGTCTTCTGTAAGCTTCTATTGTTGTATCTACTTCAAAAGCTTTTAATGATATTTTTATTTGTTCAAAATTTAAGGATTCAAGAATACTAATTTCCCACAATGCGGTATCAACCATATGATCTACTGCTGTGTAGCTATTTGGATCAACTTTGCTTGATTTAGGTAAAAGATTTACACCATCTTTTCCTCTTGATGCTGATCGAGTTTGACCTATTTGCCCTACAGGAGGAAGACTTCCAAAGTTAACACCGATACGTATAGGAATCTCTCTTTCTTTTGCTAGAGTTACTACTTCTTTCACTTTTTGACTATCACGTATATTCCCTGGATTAAGTCTTAAACAGTCAACACCTGATCGAATAGATTCTAGAGCTAGCTCATGATGAAAATGAATATCAGCGACTAATGGAATATTTATAGATTGTTTTATTTCTTTTAATGCTTTAGCAGC from SAR202 cluster bacterium harbors:
- a CDS encoding proline--tRNA ligase: MKFSNLFGKTQKNISTNAESISHQLMLRAGFILQIAAGVYAYMPIAYKAFRKIENIIRNELNKSGAQEVHMPALQPVDLWEKSNRKESYGPVLFQLKDRRERELVLGPTHEEVITQMVKSNVESYRDLPLNLYQIQVKFRDEARPRAGLLRGREFHMKDAYSFDIDQKGLDKRYDQMVEVYKSIFQKCGLPVLVVQADSGAIGGKDSQEFILTTDVGEDTIIYCNSCEYVANSEKAVFKHDELPIEDELNLIEVSTPLVKTIEDVSKFFNCDTKKTIKSVIYMIENELVMVSIRGDLDINEIKLSNIFKGKDLRLATDEELIKSDLLPGFISPVGLQGKSNFHFLFDNSLKTGSNFISGGNKIDSHYNNVNIPRDILVSEFNDLALADNGYRCSECNDTLSTTKGVEVGHVFKLGTSYSESLGAYYTDENGSQKPILMGCYGIGVGRVLAAAIEQNHDDKGIVFPSEISPYQIHLVGINLNDNYVAESCEDIYNRLNDNDYEIIFDDRDESAGVKLADADLMGFPIRMVVSSRSLKNNSVEIKLRKESESFLVEINKLEEYLSSIR
- the ispG gene encoding flavodoxin-dependent (E)-4-hydroxy-3-methylbut-2-enyl-diphosphate synthase, whose product is MSRRITKPVYLGKQKVGGTAPISVQSMTKTDTRDIKSTVYQIKELEEYGCEIIRCAVPDMEAAKALKEIKQSINIPLVADIHFHHELALESIRSGVDCLRLNPGNIRDSQKVKEVVTLAKEREIPIRIGVNFGSLPPVGQIGQTRSASRGKDGVNLLPKSSKVDPNSYTAVDHMVDTALWEISILESLNFEQIKISLKAFEVDTTIEAYRRLAKLVPYPFHLGITEAGTAKSGSIRSAIGLGILLYEGIGDTIRVSLSDDSKEEIITGYEILKSLNLRTKGTTLVACPSCGRADINVTKLANMVDEALKLVDKNIKVAVMGCEVNGPGEAKDADIGIAGGVGRAVIFKKGVKSRVVDESEMFEALIEEINNLEVEESNV